One genomic segment of Intestinimonas butyriciproducens includes these proteins:
- a CDS encoding C40 family peptidase — translation MPKPKEKKACGKPKLLERAALAPKEIGRLLKKQYAAQQTRSQPEDERETRYVTDWVEGTVEGTASYTADAAGRGLRHIRREKKERARRRASAEADAQAAAGPEGQSGPGPSATGQVPREQIQDVTGHPDSAEFRPTSPRPVERRHTVSLSAEVYSREHLRMSGHQDPRQMAKLELAKERAYHRGGSGPVSAPPGYPDTPMADLPRPKTAPGAPRGRVPQSSPMVPARPKTGPQPHIATPSHKAPMPPKAPGQKQAGLPRTNPAAASLRQKAKQQAAKRASRPTAAQAQRAAKTTANVAVKVGKAVVRAVTAMAGSLMGLLGGGVLVVILSAVAVIGALVASPFGILFSGEAANPDSVSLAVAVGTVNTAFSDYLNELQSARDYDSIQLHGSTTDWPEVLAVFAVKTALYDGENAADVAELDADRVERLEAVFGDINPVRPQVEEVYHEDSDPLDGVDDSWTEYILHLYIENKTADAMIAAYGFDAQEQEALAELLGERELLGELSTNLAVSDYTPQEVLENLPEGLAPERRAVVEAALRLVGKVPYFWGGKSSAIGWDSRWGTLQKVTSSESSSTGMYLPYGLDCTGFLNWAFRNAGLPSDGHWYIGANLTELDWADSLPGDIALFPDASHVGLVIGRSADGGILVCHCSYSQNNVVITDCAATGFTAIGRPDVLARKDCRKQSPNRTAL, via the coding sequence ATGCCGAAACCCAAGGAAAAGAAAGCGTGCGGTAAGCCCAAGCTCCTGGAGCGGGCCGCCCTGGCCCCGAAGGAGATCGGCCGCCTCTTAAAAAAGCAGTACGCCGCCCAACAGACCCGCAGCCAGCCGGAGGATGAGAGGGAGACCAGGTATGTCACGGATTGGGTGGAGGGCACGGTGGAGGGCACAGCCAGTTATACGGCGGACGCCGCAGGGCGGGGCCTTCGCCATATCCGGCGGGAGAAAAAGGAGAGGGCCCGCCGCAGGGCCTCCGCCGAAGCTGACGCGCAGGCCGCCGCAGGGCCGGAAGGACAATCAGGACCGGGGCCGTCAGCGACTGGACAAGTGCCCAGGGAGCAGATTCAGGATGTGACCGGACACCCGGATTCCGCCGAATTCCGTCCAACTTCACCCCGGCCTGTAGAACGCCGTCATACAGTCTCCTTATCCGCCGAGGTCTACTCTAGAGAGCATCTGCGGATGAGCGGCCATCAGGATCCCAGGCAGATGGCCAAGCTGGAGCTTGCTAAGGAGCGGGCCTACCATCGCGGCGGAAGCGGGCCTGTATCGGCCCCGCCAGGTTATCCAGATACCCCTATGGCGGATTTGCCCCGGCCCAAAACGGCCCCGGGTGCCCCACGTGGCCGGGTACCCCAATCGTCCCCAATGGTCCCTGCACGGCCCAAGACGGGGCCGCAACCCCACATTGCTACACCATCTCACAAAGCCCCCATGCCTCCGAAAGCCCCTGGCCAAAAACAAGCGGGGCTCCCGCGGACCAACCCAGCCGCCGCCAGCCTGCGCCAGAAGGCGAAACAGCAAGCTGCCAAACGGGCCTCCCGGCCGACGGCGGCGCAGGCACAGCGCGCCGCCAAAACGACCGCCAATGTGGCCGTGAAGGTGGGGAAGGCCGTAGTCCGGGCCGTGACCGCCATGGCGGGTTCCCTCATGGGCCTTCTGGGCGGAGGTGTGCTGGTGGTGATCCTGTCGGCGGTAGCCGTGATAGGGGCCCTGGTAGCCTCGCCCTTCGGCATCCTCTTCTCCGGCGAGGCGGCAAACCCCGATTCTGTCTCCCTGGCCGTGGCCGTGGGCACGGTGAACACGGCCTTCAGCGACTACCTGAACGAGCTTCAATCCGCCAGGGACTACGACAGCATCCAGCTCCACGGCTCCACCACGGACTGGCCCGAGGTCCTGGCCGTGTTCGCGGTGAAGACCGCCCTCTATGACGGGGAGAACGCCGCCGATGTGGCAGAGCTGGACGCCGACAGGGTGGAGCGCCTGGAGGCCGTGTTTGGGGACATAAATCCGGTCCGGCCCCAGGTAGAGGAAGTCTACCACGAAGACAGCGATCCGCTGGACGGGGTGGACGATAGCTGGACCGAGTATATCCTGCACCTCTATATAGAAAACAAAACCGCAGACGCCATGATTGCCGCCTACGGTTTTGACGCTCAGGAACAGGAGGCTCTGGCCGAACTTTTGGGGGAGCGGGAGCTGTTGGGTGAGCTTTCTACGAATCTTGCCGTCTCCGACTATACGCCCCAGGAGGTATTGGAAAACCTCCCGGAGGGCCTGGCCCCGGAGCGGCGGGCCGTCGTGGAGGCCGCCCTCCGACTGGTGGGAAAGGTCCCCTACTTTTGGGGCGGAAAATCCTCCGCCATAGGCTGGGATAGCCGCTGGGGAACGCTCCAGAAGGTGACTTCGTCGGAGAGCTCCAGCACGGGGATGTACCTGCCCTACGGCCTGGACTGCACGGGATTCCTTAACTGGGCCTTCCGCAACGCCGGACTTCCCAGTGACGGCCATTGGTACATCGGGGCCAACCTCACCGAATTAGACTGGGCCGACTCCCTCCCCGGCGACATCGCTCTGTTCCCCGACGCCTCCCACGTCGGCCTCGTCATAGGCAGGAGCGCCGACGGCGGAATTCTGGTCTGCCACTGTTCTTACTCGCAGAATAACGTGGTCATCACCGACTGCGCTGCTACCGGCTTTACCGCCATCGGCAGGCCGGATGTTTTAGCCCGAAAAGATTGCCGAAAACAAAGTCCAAATCGGACTGCATTATAA
- a CDS encoding DUF6514 family protein has product MRELFVETCTAAGEDGAASEYDYSILIEELPGGLENYGVKITEHGTGKGTTVPGVTVDFSRINELIALLTRNVVTPTGLPDVLADWL; this is encoded by the coding sequence ATGAGAGAACTTTTCGTGGAGACCTGTACAGCCGCCGGGGAAGACGGCGCGGCCAGCGAGTACGACTACTCCATCCTGATCGAAGAGCTGCCCGGCGGACTGGAGAACTACGGGGTCAAGATCACGGAGCACGGGACCGGCAAAGGAACGACCGTCCCCGGCGTTACGGTGGACTTCTCCCGTATCAACGAGCTCATCGCCCTGCTCACCCGGAACGTGGTCACGCCCACCGGCCTGCCTGATGTGTTGGCCGACTGGCTGTAG
- a CDS encoding VirB4-like conjugal transfer ATPase, CD1110 family produces the protein MKKVTKGADRSDWGRFTIPRSVQKSIPVGCIYRDGIWKVAERFSRTWRFADINYAVASHEDQLNMFMAYSGLLNSLPADAVAKITISNRRMDPHSFERTVLQKEQGDALDKYRREYNRILLNRAAESNNLVQDKYLTISTARKDIEEARTFFARMDAELSRGFAKLSSGAWPLSNQDRLRILHSFFRPGWEQYFHFDPAETMRKGHDFRDYVCPDSLLFKRSYFEVGDKVGRVLFLREYASYVKDTMLTELSDFSRDLMLSIDILPVPMGEAVKDVQNRILGVETEITRTEQRQIANNSFSAGIPYELEQFRREAKEFLDDLTTRDQRMMLCDVTLVHTAGTLEELDADTASIVSIAQKHSCELGVLNYEQEDGLNTVLPYGLRRIHARRTLTTESVAVLMPFKVQEIQDTGGLYYGVNAVSKNLLICDRKKLQNGHGFWLGVSGSGKSFSVKEELTLAALSTDDDILVVDPEREFGPLVWALGGEVVTLEPGSPHHINALAMHKGHGKEENPVILKSEFMMSVFEQLMGADKLGPKHKSILDRCTANVFRAYIKKYEGPEPTLPDFRAELLRQPEPEAQEMALALELFSDGSLDLFAHETNVDMSRRIIGFDMFGLGDHLRPLGMLVMLNALENRVVENKARGRFTRIYIDEGYLYFLYQYSAQVLYKFWKRLRKLGGMMTLITQNVEECLRSDTARLMFANSEFLVMLNQAPTDRSELARLLHISDTQLSYITNADVGCGLVKVGGSIVPFQNEFPRDTELYRLMSTTPGEK, from the coding sequence ATTAAAAAGGTGACGAAAGGGGCGGACAGGAGCGACTGGGGCCGTTTCACCATTCCCCGGAGCGTTCAGAAGTCCATCCCCGTGGGGTGCATCTACCGGGACGGCATCTGGAAGGTGGCGGAGCGGTTCAGTCGGACATGGCGCTTTGCCGACATCAACTACGCCGTGGCCTCCCATGAGGACCAGCTTAACATGTTCATGGCCTACTCAGGCCTGCTCAACAGCCTGCCCGCCGACGCCGTGGCCAAGATCACCATCTCCAACCGCCGCATGGACCCCCACAGCTTTGAACGCACCGTGCTTCAGAAGGAGCAGGGCGACGCCCTGGACAAGTACCGCAGGGAGTATAACCGCATCCTCCTGAACCGGGCGGCGGAGAGCAACAATCTGGTTCAGGATAAATACCTCACCATTTCCACGGCCAGGAAGGACATTGAGGAGGCCCGCACCTTTTTTGCCCGGATGGACGCGGAGCTATCCCGAGGGTTTGCCAAGCTCTCCTCTGGGGCCTGGCCCCTCAGCAACCAGGACCGGCTGCGTATCCTGCACAGCTTCTTCCGGCCCGGTTGGGAGCAGTATTTCCATTTCGATCCCGCCGAGACCATGCGCAAGGGCCACGACTTCCGGGACTACGTGTGCCCGGACAGTCTTTTGTTCAAGCGGAGCTATTTTGAAGTAGGTGATAAGGTGGGCCGGGTGCTCTTCCTCCGGGAGTACGCCAGCTACGTCAAGGACACCATGCTCACCGAGCTCTCGGATTTCTCCAGGGACCTCATGCTCTCCATCGACATCCTCCCGGTCCCCATGGGGGAGGCGGTCAAGGACGTGCAGAACCGCATCCTGGGCGTGGAGACCGAGATCACCCGCACCGAACAGCGTCAGATCGCCAACAACAGCTTTTCCGCGGGCATTCCCTACGAGCTGGAGCAGTTCCGGCGGGAGGCCAAGGAATTTTTGGATGATCTCACCACCCGGGACCAGCGTATGATGCTCTGCGATGTTACTCTGGTCCACACCGCCGGCACGCTGGAGGAGCTGGACGCCGACACCGCCTCCATTGTCTCCATCGCGCAGAAGCACTCCTGCGAGCTGGGCGTGCTTAACTATGAGCAGGAGGACGGTCTGAACACCGTTCTGCCTTACGGCCTGCGCCGCATCCACGCCCGCCGTACCCTCACCACCGAGAGCGTGGCCGTGCTCATGCCCTTCAAGGTCCAGGAGATCCAGGACACCGGGGGGCTGTACTATGGAGTCAATGCCGTGAGCAAGAACCTCCTCATCTGCGACAGGAAAAAGCTCCAGAACGGCCACGGCTTCTGGCTGGGCGTTTCCGGGTCCGGCAAGAGCTTTTCCGTGAAGGAGGAGCTGACCCTGGCCGCCCTCTCCACCGACGATGATATTCTGGTGGTGGACCCGGAGCGGGAGTTCGGGCCCCTCGTCTGGGCCCTGGGCGGCGAGGTGGTCACACTGGAACCGGGCAGCCCCCACCACATCAACGCCCTAGCTATGCACAAGGGCCATGGCAAGGAGGAGAACCCGGTCATCCTCAAATCCGAGTTTATGATGAGCGTCTTCGAGCAGCTCATGGGGGCGGACAAGCTGGGGCCCAAGCACAAATCCATCCTGGACCGCTGCACCGCCAACGTCTTCCGGGCTTACATCAAGAAGTACGAGGGCCCGGAGCCCACCCTGCCGGACTTCCGGGCGGAGCTCCTGCGCCAGCCGGAGCCGGAGGCCCAGGAGATGGCCCTAGCCCTGGAGCTCTTCTCCGACGGCAGCCTGGACCTGTTCGCCCATGAGACCAACGTGGATATGTCCCGGCGCATCATAGGCTTCGACATGTTCGGCCTGGGGGACCACCTGCGGCCCCTGGGGATGCTGGTCATGCTCAACGCTCTGGAAAACCGCGTGGTGGAGAACAAGGCCCGTGGACGCTTCACCCGTATCTACATCGACGAGGGATACCTCTATTTCCTGTACCAGTACAGCGCCCAGGTGCTCTATAAATTTTGGAAGCGCCTGCGCAAGCTGGGAGGGATGATGACCTTGATCACCCAAAACGTGGAGGAATGTCTCCGCTCCGATACCGCCCGGCTCATGTTCGCCAACAGCGAGTTCCTGGTCATGCTCAATCAGGCCCCCACCGACCGGTCGGAGCTGGCCCGGCTCCTGCATATCTCCGATACCCAGCTCTCCTACATCACCAACGCCGACGTGGGCTGCGGTCTGGTCAAGGTGGGCGGCTCCATCGTGCCCTTCCAGAACGAGTTTCCCAGGGACACCGAGCTCTACCGGCTCATGTCCACCACGCCGGGAGAGAAATAG
- a CDS encoding PrgI family protein, with the protein MEIKINKEIRQHKENVFFGLTVRQFFCSLLAVGAAIGVYFLLRDPLGSRAASWLCILAAGPLAAAGFFSYNGMSFEQFAWAVIKTELLCAGPRTFRAENLYEKALDGKGGRHH; encoded by the coding sequence ATGGAAATCAAAATCAATAAGGAGATACGCCAGCACAAGGAAAACGTGTTTTTTGGCCTCACGGTCCGGCAGTTCTTCTGCTCCCTCCTGGCTGTAGGCGCGGCCATAGGCGTGTACTTTCTCCTCCGGGACCCGCTGGGGAGCCGGGCGGCAAGCTGGCTGTGCATCCTGGCTGCGGGCCCTCTGGCCGCCGCCGGCTTTTTCAGCTACAACGGTATGAGCTTTGAACAGTTTGCCTGGGCGGTCATCAAGACGGAGCTGCTCTGCGCAGGCCCCCGCACCTTTCGGGCGGAAAACCTGTACGAGAAGGCCCTGGACGGGAAGGGAGGCCGCCATCATTAA